In Rattus norvegicus strain BN/NHsdMcwi chromosome 1, GRCr8, whole genome shotgun sequence, a genomic segment contains:
- the Vom1r49 gene encoding vomeronasal 1 receptor 49: MKMTSANLAMGIFLFSQIAMGMIGNSSILFYYIILIFTGKHLMPKDRIIEHLTFANCLSIISNGIPQTLSDLGFKDFLDDTGCKLIMFIYRITRGMSLYAMCLLSCFQAITISPRNSRWMMLKHRATKYIGLSCLVSWLLHLLLNITAPIKVTGPISSKNVTNMLSYGYCSWFTSSNVATALYMFLLCFYDGLCLSLMACSSVSMVNILYRHKRQVKHIHSAQHFLKVLPEDRATQIILILVCTFVISYSISSIRVIFSSYTEKSVLWGVSLFIFLEICFPIFCPFVLVSNIKCHFRLFLPCCGKR, encoded by the coding sequence ATGAAAATGACTTCTGCAAACTTAGCAATGGGGATATTCCTCTTCTCCCAGATTGCAATGGGAATGATTGGCAATTCATCCATACTATTTTATTATATCATTTTGATATTCACTGGGAAGCATTTAATGCCAAAAGACCGTATTATAGAGCACCTGACATTTGCCAATTGTTTGTCTATCATCTCAAATGGCATTCCACAGACTCTGTCAGATTTGGGATTTAAGGATTTCCTAGATGATACTGGATGTAAACTGATAATGTTTATTTACCGAATAACCAGGGGGATGTCTCTGTATGCAATGTGCCTATTGAGTTGCTTCCAAGCAATCACAATCAGCCCCAGGAACTCCAGGTGGATGATGCTTAAACACAGAGCCACAAAGTACATTGGTCTCTCCTGCTTAGTCAGTTGGCTTCTGCACCTGCTTCTAAACATCACAGCTCCAATAAAAGTGACAGGCCCCATTTCTAGCAAAAACGTGACAAACATGTTGAGTTATGGGTACTGCTCATGGTTCACTTCTAGCAATGTTGCAACTGCATTGTATATGTTCTTATTGTGCTTCTACGATGGCTTGTGTCTGAGTCTCATGGCCTGCTCAAGTGTTTCCATGGTGAATATCCTCTACAGACATAAGAGACAAGTCAAACATATCCACAGTGCTCAACATTTTCTGAAAGTCTTGCCTGAGGACAGAGCCACCCAAATTATTCTCATCCTGGTATGCACATTTGTCATCTCTTACTCAATCTCTTCTATTCGTGTGATCTTTTCAAGCTACACTGAGAAATCAGTGCTATGGGGAgtgagtttatttatatttctagaaATATGCTTTCCCATATTTTGCCCCTTTGTACTCGTCAGCAATATCAAGTGTCATTTCAGACTGTTTTTACCGTGTTGTGGTAAGAGATAG
- the Rpl36Al2 gene encoding large ribosomal subunit protein eL42-like: MVNVPKTRQTFCKKCGKHQPHKVTQYKNGKDSLYAQGKQRYDRKQSGHGGQTKTIFCKKAKTTEKIVLRLECVKPNCRSKRMLPIKRCKPFELGGDKKRKDPVLS; the protein is encoded by the coding sequence ATGGTGAACGTTCCTAAGACCCGCCAGACATTCTGCAAGAAATGTGGGAAGCACCAACCCCATAAGGTGACGCAATACAAGAATGGCAAGGATTCTTTGTATGCCCAGGGAAAGCAGCGttatgacaggaaacagagtGGCCACGGCGGGCAGACTAAGACCATTTTCTGCAAAAAGGCTAAAACTACAGAGAAGATTGTGCTGAGACTGGAGTGCGTTAAGCCCAACTGCAGATCTAAGAGGATGCTGCCTATTAAGAGATGCAAGCCTTTTGAACTGGGAggtgacaagaagagaaaggatcCAGTTCTAAGCTGA
- the Vom1r50 gene encoding vomeronasal 1 receptor 50 — protein sequence MWLNLSISGEKNMASEHLPMGILFFSQIAVGILGNWSILLHYVMSVITGKCLMPKDQILKHLTLANSLVIISRVTPHIIVQLGLQYLLDDLLCKFTLYSNRVSRGVSLHCTCLLSCFQAITISLSHSRLMTLTHSVSKYMIQFCSLTWLLHLFLSIKTAVHVIGPNSNKNFTRKIKLGYCSAFAFGNSVTGLHLFFVCFTDCVYLSLMVWASVFMVNILYRHKSQLQYIHSTQHSFRVSPEDRATKTILILVFTFVLSYSMSFILVIYTVVFDNPRLWIINIFAFLDTCFPTFCPFILISNNQSTSKDPFPCCSRRKFTIVTCVL from the coding sequence ATGTGGTTAAACTTGTCTATCTCAGGTGAAAAGAACATGGCTTCTGAACACTTGCCGATGGGGATTTTGTTCTTTTCTCAAATAGCTGTGGGGATCCTTGGCAATTGGTCAATTCTTCTTCATTATGTCATGTCTGTAATCACTGGAAAATGTTTGATGCCCAAAGATCAGATTTTAAAGCATCTGACTTTAGCCAATTCCTTGGTTATTATCTCAAGAGTAACACCTCACATAATAGTACAGCTGGGGTTGCAGTATCTCCTGGATGACCTCTTATGTAAGTTTACTCTCTACAGCAATAGAGTGTCCCGGGGTGTTTCCCTGCACTGCACCTGCCTTTTGAGTTGCTTCCAAGCAATCACAATCAGCCTCAGCCACTCCAGGCTGATGACACTTACACACTCTGTCTCCAAATACATGATTCAGTTCTGCTCTCTAACTTGGCTTCTACATCTGTTTCTAAGCATCAAGACAGCTGTACATGTAATTGGACCAAATAGTAacaaaaatttcaccagaaaaATCAAGTTGGGGTACTGTTCAGCATTTGCTTTTGGTAATAGTGTTACTGGACtacatttgttctttgtttgtttcactGACTGTGTGTATCTGAGCCTCATGGTATGGGCCAGTGTCTTCATGGTGAACATTCTCTATAGGCACAAGAGTCAGCTACAGTACATTCACAGTACCCAGCATTCCTTCAGAGTCTCTCCTGAAGACAGAGCCACAAAAACTATCTTGATTCTTGTGTTCACCTTTGTCCTCTCCTACTCAATGTCCTTCATACTTGTTATCTATACTGTGGTTTTTGACAATCCAAGGCTGTGGATAATAAACATATTTGCATTCTTAGACACATGCTTCCCCACATTTTGCCCCTTCATCCTTATCAGTAATAACCAATCTACTTCCAAGGATCCTTTTCCCTGCTGTAGCAGAAGAAAATTTACAATAGTCACTTGTGTGTTATGA